One window from the genome of Nicotiana sylvestris chromosome 9, ASM39365v2, whole genome shotgun sequence encodes:
- the LOC104225313 gene encoding uncharacterized protein, whose product MLKIRPSKDSCWYWRKNCDIRDIYVTGYIRNGWQSRTGKYTIKSGYNWRRGRLDQLPWCRGMWNKMNVPKHSFISWLVMRKKLLTKDRTLKMKITEDSDYMLCVGNTESIEHLFFECTYSRLCLAEVLKWLGMNIQNMEVTGIWRRMTRIAKGKIGRSFTKAVLAAVIYHIWKAKNEAIWRKIVPRPQVVLKQIQHAFKYRCLEIIQKKKSKGNMSWFEKLYR is encoded by the coding sequence atgctgaaaattaggCCCTCAAAAGACAGCTGCTGGTACTGGAGAAAAAATTGTGACATCCGTGACATATATGTAACTGGATACATAAGAAATGGTTGGCAATCGAGGACAGGAAAGTACACAATCAAGAGTGGCTATAATTGGAGAAGAGGAAGGCTAGATCAATTGCCTTGGTGCAGAGGAATGTGGAATAAAATGAATGTCCCTAAACACAGCTTCATCAGTTGGCTTGTGATGAGGAAGAAACTGCTGACAAAAGATAGAACACTGAAAATGAAAATAACTGAAGATAGTGACTACATGCTATGCGTAGGAAACACAGAATCCATTGAACATTTGTTCTTTGAATGCACATACTCAAGATTGTGCTTGGCTGAAGTGTTAAAATGGCTTGGGATGAATATACAGAACATGGAAGTGACGGGGATATGGAGAAGGATGACTAGAATTGCAAAAGGGAAAATTGGAAGATCATTTACGAAGGCAGTTCTGGCAGCAGTCATATATCATATATGGAAAGCCAAGAATGAAGCTATATGGAGGAAAATAGTACCTCGACCACAAGTAGTGTTAAAACAGATTCAACATGCATTCAAATACAGATGCTTGGAGATAATACAGAAGAAGAAGAGCAAGGGAAATATGAGCTGGTTTGAAAAATTATATAGATAG
- the LOC138878277 gene encoding uncharacterized protein has protein sequence MEKVKIIKEGLKTAQSRQKSYSDVRRRDLGFKEDDWVFLKVSPMKGIMRFGKKGKLSLRKVVGDPSTIMPVDTIEVNEELSYEEVPVAILDRQVRKLRNKEIASIKVLWQNQQVEEATWEVEDVMKKKYPHLFE, from the exons atggagaaagtcaagattattaaggaggggttgaaaactgctcagagtcgccaaaagtcttactCGGATGTTCGTCGGAGAGATTTAgggttcaaagaagatgattgggtatttttgaaggtttcccctatgaagggcatcatgcggtttggaaagaagggaaaattgagtctgag aaaggtagtgggagatccatcCACTATTATGCCAGTTGacactattgaggttaatgaagagttgtcatatgaagaagttccagttgccattcttgataggcaagttcggaaattaagaaataaggaaattgcatccataaaagtgttatggcagaaccagcaagttgaggaagccacttgggaagtcGAAGATGTaatgaaaaagaagtacccacatttgtttgaatag